ACGTTCGAACAGTCTGATTCTCTGCAAGAGCTACTTTGTTCCAGGATGCCTCTGGcttaaaaaatcatgttttgacACATTGAAGTCTTAGTTGccttaagaagaagaaattctTGGCCAACTTAAAATTCGTTATGATCATCTACAAATTGTTGCCATTCGCGAAACAAAGATGGTGTCCATTTCTCACGTTACTGCGGTTTACATCTGAAGGGATACGCAATTTTGTTTTAAGCCTTTGGTGACCTCTTTCATGCTGATCTGCTCCAGGTGCTACGCGAGTCTCATCGTAATGTCCATCTTGTGTGCACCATTCAATCATCGCATTGGAACATAAACAAGCAGATGTAACCGACATTTCTAAGTTTAGGCCCATCTCTTTGCTTGGTCTTCCTCGACGGGCCATTGCAAGACTTTTAGCTTCAACCTATTATGCCTATGTTGGTGGCCGACTCGCAAAATGCTTTCATCCTCAAAAAGACTCTTCTTGATGGGCTTATTATTGCTTCGAAAATGTTCCTCTCCATCTCCACAAATCACATGTCAACGTTCATGTTGCAGATGGATCTACATAAAGCATTTGACATGTTatcttgaaccttttttttttcaagtcttCACCCATATAGGTTTCAAGAACGGTGGTTTTGTTGGATGAAATAGCTCATTACTAGAATCAAGGTCATGGTGTGTATTAATGGTTCATGTAGCCCCACATTTTGTATGCAGAGAGGCTCGCGTTAAGGTTGTCCAtttccctccttcctctttaACCACGCTATTGAAGGTTTGGCGGTTTTTTTTCTCCCACTCATTTTCTTGCCACTCCATCCATTGGATCCTTTACTTGCCATCTACTACAATATGCAGTAATATCGTAGTATGATGCCACCAACATCATGTTATTGAGGGTAATATTATCATCTCCATAATCGCAGGGAGCTCTCGGCCTCATACTGAAGGCGTATATACCCTGTATGTTGCATAAAGCACATTATATGGTCCCTTCTTAGGCCTTCCCATACGGGGAAAAGGATTTCGAGGGCGTATCTTGGAAAGGCATAGCAGAGGCACACTTGGATGGCACGATGGGGCGTCGCGAGCTTGCTTGGCAGGCACCAGCTTTCCTGTCACCACCATCATTTCTGCTTCCGACCAACAAGTCCGCCGTCCACCCTGAGGAAGGCAAGGCCAGCGACCAGCCTCTCCTTCGTCACCAATAGCGCCAGAGACACCTCTCTTGTCTCTTCCCTGAGTGGCGCCCAGAAGGAGCAAGTATCACTCTATGTGGACGCCCTTTTGGAGTGGAATCAGGTGAGCTTTTGGGATATCTTTCTCTTgcatacacgcacacacacacaaaattagttagttcttgattttgttgatgtttTGCATCTTGGGTAATGGGTGGTGATGTCTTGTTTTATCTGTTGAGAATAGCGAATGAACCTTACTGCTGTGACCGAACCGAGTGATGTCATGAAAAGGCATGTGGAGGACTCTCTTGCCATCCTTCCTGTAATTCAGAACGACTACGCCGCCCATTGCTCCACCGCCAACGATGGGCTCAATGTCGTGGACGTCGGGAGTGGTGCTGGTTTGCCCGGTGTTGTCTTGGCGATTGCCTGCCCAGGTGAAGAAGTAGTCGGAATGTTGATGTTTATTTTCTGGTTTTCCTCGCAGGCTTTGTGGCAAATGGTTCACAAAATTGGTTGCTTGGAAGGTTCTCTACAAGTGATTAACTGGGTGGTATTTTAGTTAGCAGATGAAGGAAGAAGGAATAGTGGAATGTTTGAGGAATAAGAACACCTAGGCAAATGTCCCCAAGGCAGTTGAGTGATTGGTCTTCTTAAGCTGGTTAGTGTGGAGTGCAGATATGGTTGTGGACTTAttgaaaaaagttttaaaatgggaaaaagttgaaaatttgaaatattaggAACAAGTGGGAAAAAAGCTATCTTTTTCAATCTTCTGGCTTATGAGAGGTTTCGTAGATACTAGTATAAGCTTATGTAACACACGATGCTATTTGGCGTCCAAATATTGTTCTTTTATAAATTACCTGTAAGTTGAAGGAATTGAATCATGAATACTTGACTGACGGATGGGTTCCTATCTTCATGATACTCCTAACTGGAGGGTTAACCGAACAGAAAAACTGAAGCCCTGAGTAATGGGTATTTTCTACTTTCTACCATGTTAGATTCTTTATCACCTGATGTACAGAAAAAGGGAATAAGTTGTAAATAAGTTGGTCAGAATATCTGTTGTAGCAGTTCGGCATATTAATGAACTCAGGATGTAAAAAACCCAGgctcaaagagaaaaatggtggTCGGACGAAAAATGATGCAGAAGATAAAACGGGGCTCAGTAAAAACAGGGAGAAAGGTGCAGAGCAAAATGAGCGAGAAGAATTCTGAGTGCTTTATTTTTCCATCAAGAATGGGTATATATACAACTTGATAAATATCTTGTGCCACATGTACACAAGTTGTTACAATCTTTACAGCTCCACAAATTTTTGTTAAATGATCACAATTGATATGGAACGAGTCTGATGCATGCATGAAGTTAAATTGAAGCTTCTGGATAATTCATTTGTATATGGAGCTGAGCTTCGTCTGGATATGAATCTCAACACAAAACTAGCTAATTTTCAATATTATAACAACGATATTATGCTAATGAGAAAGTAACTCTACAAAGAGCTGAACTTTGAAGTTTTGACATGTTTCAGGCAATGGTCCTTAGGGAGCATGCCAGCATAGTGGTCATCCACTGAGAGTTCACAATAGACCGCAGCTTCTGATGTGTTTCTATGATTCTATCTGTGGTTGGAATCTATATTCACCATGGAAGATTACTTGCCTTATAACAAAGAGAATTTAAATTTCTGCATCTAAGGGAAAATTTCAGTTCATGAACGGCTCCagtgtcttttgttttttcggGCTTTTTTCTAAGATGTACTCATTAGCAATTATTCCTTGTAGATTGGAAAGTGACCCTGTTAGAGTCTATGCATAAAAGATGCCTCTTTCTGGAGCATGTTGTGAAGCACTTAGACTTGTCAAATGTACAAGTTGTTCGTGGCAGGGCTGAGGTGATTTCTCTACATATAGTGTTAAAACTTAGATTATTGCTTATTagttaattaaaaattaattttcatagAGAGGCTTTCAGTATGGTGTATGTTGGACTGGTGCTGGGTGCGAGCCTTATAGTGCACTGTTGTAGAAACTTTTATATGGAACGCTtcattgcatttttttgcaGTCTGAAAATAGTTTTCATGCTTGACATTTTTTATTAGTGGACTACTGGTGAATGACTATCTGAGAAAGTTTTCATTCGTGAAAATGAAAGTTTTACTGATAAAAGGGCTTCACCCTTTTCTGAAAAGTGTGTTGACCTTTTATGGATTATTTCTTGCATCCATATTCTGGCTGGTTCGATGCATATCTGATAGGcattgtctttttattatgttCTACAGAGTATTGGTAAGACCATAGATTTCAGGGAGGCATTTGATGTGGCTGTGGCAAGAGCAGTAGCAGAACTAAGAATTTTAGGTTGATTAATTTCTGTTgtctaaaattctaaaaatggTTTGACTTATTtagattattttattttgtttctgaaGCTTATCTGTCATAACCATTGCTGATTATTTTCAGCTGAGTACTGCATTCCTCTGGTTCGAGTTGGTGGATTGTTTGTAGCAGCCAAAGGATACAACCCTCAGGTTCATATTGTTCAATTTGACCATGTGTTGGTTTAATGTGTTGCAATACTTAAAGCTtccaatttgaaaatttttcaacacATTCTCAGTTGCTCTATTCTGTTGTCTCttaaatcaaatttttgttttctattcaTGTAATTATGAACAGGAAGAAGTTGAAACTGCAAAGAAAGCAATTAGATTAATGGGCTCCTCCATATTACATCTTCATTCTGGTAAGTTGATTTATGATAAATTGCTTGCTGTCTGTGTCATTGGGTGTATAGTATCTAAAATTTAAGGTTTCAGATACTGCGTGTCTCATTCTACCTCTGTATTTCTTGATTTACATACTAACTTTGGTTAAAGACAAACTACTTGTATTTCGATAATATTCGTGGGATCAAATGGGATTGCAAAGTGCAATTTTGATTGTCTGGTTGGGAAGTTATAGATAAGTTTTTGTGCATATAAAGTAGAAATTCTCTTTTACTTTCaggagaaatttttttctggtcCTATGTCCAATTTACAAGTAGACAAGATTTTAACATTAATCTTTCTGCACTTATGGAGTAAAGCCTACTAATAGTTCTTGCATCAGAACAAATTTAACCATGGAATTGTGTAAATGTAACCACAAAATTGCAAATCTTATGATAATGAACTCCATGCTTCCTTTCATCAAGGTCAAGCAAATTACAGATAACAGATGGTGCAGGCACCAATTTCTCCAATTTTAATGGTTCTCTTGAGATGGATAAGAAATTATTCTGGTTTGCCAAACTTTTTCTTCCTAGTCCTATTTATTGTCTATAATCTGGCCATCATTTTGTTGTGATACGATTGAGTCCTTTTTCTGGAGCCATAATAAACATCCTTTATCTACAGTGCAGTCTGAAGGGCCATACGGACAAAGAACTGCCCTTGTATGCTTAAAGCAGCATCCTACCCCTAGCAAGTATCCTCGTCAACCTGGTGTGCCAGCAAAGATGCCCTTGTAAgtagtttacatatttttttcggCACACAGCAATCGCGTGGCAGTTGACATACTAATTAGGATGAAGAAAAATAGCTGATGTTTACCTTAGGTTTTCGTTGGTTTTCATAATGAACTAGTTGACAGTGAAGTTTAATGCAATAAACAGTTTTGGAAGACATAGTTGCACTTGGattaggaaaaaaagaaaaattgaattaaTGAATGAATAGATGATTCATCAGCCTTGAAATACCTCATCCGTGTGCCACTTGGTGGTTCTGAAATGCTaactgttttctctctcttatttgtGTAGGTAATGAGTCAGAACATTGTCTTTTATCAAATCTATCAACTATTTTGTTAATGAAAGTGCTCATATAAGTGTGTAACAGTCAATTGTAAACAATGAGCTTATAAGCGGATTTGCTGGTTTCCAATGATGAAACGCCTCAATCACTATTGCTGTACGTGGAGTTTCACAAGTTGATTCAACTACAGGCCAAGGAAGAGCCTTTTCCTGCATGAGAACAGCACGTGGCTCTTGATGTGCATCTGTTACATGGAACAAGCCATTTAATTGGAAATCCAGAACTCTTGATTCGTTTCCAGTTCCATGTAAATTTGGCACCCATTTCTCCAAGATGGTGGACGTCATCGCTACCAATGGCAACTAGACAAAGAATTGCAGTGTGACCCTGTGACGGTACTTGCTGCTGAAATTTAGTTGCAATAGTTCTGAAGGCCCTGGTTTCTGAGAAATAACTGTGCTTCATTTAGTTGGTCTCAGAGGAATACGCGTGCTTCATTTAGTTCTCAGTATATGTGGCAGGCCATACGGTTACtcttttagttattttttattatatgaagaaatggaagcctgaTGATTGGTCTTTTTCCTTGCAAAAGCGGCAAACGTTGCGAAGTGAAAAACTACGAAAAGCAAGTGGTCGTTTTTTTTGGTCTTGAATTCTCTTCAGAGCAGCTGGGAACCTCCACAATGTATTACCTCCTCAACGTGACGACATACATCATGCTTTGGCTTGAGCAAGGAGGTGACATGGCGACGCCCCTCCTCACTATGGCAACTGCTTGGGATTTTATTTCTGCAGAAAACAAGAAGTTCTCTCCATTCTTTTAAACCCTGTTTACAACTTCATCGCCCGTATGCATGTGCTTATGTCAAATTCAGGCAAACTTTTCATTCATCTCTTAGAAGGGCaaattgcaagaaaaaagaaaatgtctgAGCTAAGTGCTTCAACTTTTTCTCCTGAAACTTTTAGCCTGCTGGAATCTTACAAAAATGTTTGCGTGATAAAAGAAATTTCAGGCCATCAAAGGTCCCAGTAGAGTTATACTGTATGATATGTTACGTTACATGACTTTCAACGGAATCTTTCCTGCCTGAACATGAACTTGCAACGTGCCTTTCCACTCATAATATGAACTTCCaacaaaatttcctttttttataacAAATAACCCAAGCAAATGAGGCGACTTTAATCAGTATCACGTACTTCGATAAAACCCGGCCTGACTAAGCTATGTAAAAGGTTGTTCCGAAGCTTGAACTCAGGCAAACAGCCATTCATCAGTTAGAGGTGGCTTGATTGCTGAATAGAAATGCCTATTTTATCTCAATGTGCCTCTTATCAAAGAAGGGGAACCCAGAAGGCTTCTAGGCGTCTTCCATCTCACCATGAAATGCCTGGAAGGGAACAACGGATAATCTTCTGTTCCAAAGCATTTTGACAAGCAATCGGATGGCCTCTACTTCTTCAAATCAGATGAAGCTATTTAATCTTGATGAAACCATAACCTGCTTttgtgtttcaactttcaagtttttggTTAAAACCCGTGAAACTTTACCGAAgactaaataaatatatgatcatGACAATGCATGAACCAGCAGTCATCACAGATGGAGAGTGCATATGACATGAGGAGAGTTGCGGGCGTGAAGAATCTTCAAGAACTTCACGTTTCAGCTACCAATGCGATCATCCccgattttaatttttaacttaatTGGACCTTCATTTTCTCCCACATATAAAACCTCTTACATATGTCGTCCAAGTATGTATCCGATTTCCCTGCCGCTGATTGCATCTCCATTCAATCGGACTGACTGTATCCGTCCGATACAGCTAGCCGGATCAGGTTAGTATCGCCAGTTCGTATCGTTATTCGTCCCGCCCTTATCCTTGCATTCCCTCGCCTTCTCAAAAATGATTTCTCGCCGGAGGAAGAGTCACCATGGCGCAGGGAGCAGCCATGCATCGTCATCATGCTCATACCATCATGGCATCTCCCCCATTTCCTTCCTTCTCCCCAAAAACCTTACCTCAGGCCCTGAACTCCACTCCCCACCAGAAGCTGCCTTCATCCACTGCAACACACCGACTTAATGTTTCCACGAAGGCCGAGCTCGCCAGCAAGTCTGCCATC
Above is a window of Nymphaea colorata isolate Beijing-Zhang1983 chromosome 8, ASM883128v2, whole genome shotgun sequence DNA encoding:
- the LOC116258336 gene encoding uncharacterized protein LOC116258336 isoform X3 gives rise to the protein MARWGVASLLGRHQLSCHHHHFCFRPTSPPSTLRKARPATSLSFVTNSARDTSLVSSLSGAQKEQVSLYVDALLEWNQRMNLTAVTEPSDVMKRHVEDSLAILPVIQNDYAAHCSTANDGLNVVDVGSGAGLPGVVLAIACPDWKVTLLESMHKRCLFLEHVVKHLDLSNVQVVRGRAESIGKTIDFREAFDVAVARAVAELRILAEYCIPLVRVGGLFVAAKGYNPQEEVETAKKAIRLMGSSILHLHSV
- the LOC116258336 gene encoding uncharacterized protein LOC116258336 isoform X2, with translation MARWGVASLLGRHQLSCHHHHFCFRPTSPPSTLRKARPATSLSFVTNSARDTSLVSSLSGAQKEQVSLYVDALLEWNQRMNLTAVTEPSDVMKRHVEDSLAILPVIQNDYAAHCSTANDGLNVVDVGSGAGLPGVVLAIACPDWKVTLLESMHKRCLFLEHVVKHLDLSNVQVVRGRAESIGKTIDFREAFDVAVARAVAELRILAEYCIPLVRVGGLFVAAKGYNPQEEVETAKKAIRLMGSSILHLHSVQSEGPYGQRTALVCLKQHPTPSKYPRQPGVPAKMPL
- the LOC116258336 gene encoding uncharacterized protein LOC116258336 isoform X1, with the translated sequence MARWGVASLLGRHQLSCHHHHFCFRPTSPPSTLRKARPATSLSFVTNSARDTSLVSSLSGAQKEQVSLYVDALLEWNQRMNLTAVTEPSDVMKRHVEDSLAILPVIQNDYAAHCSTANDGLNVVDVGSGAGLPGVVLAIACPDWKVTLLESMHKRCLFLEHVVKHLDLSNVQVVRGRAESIGKTIDFREAFDVAVARAVAELRILAEYCIPLVRVGGLFVAAKGYNPQEEVETAKKAIRLMGSSILHLHSVQSEGPYGQRTALVCLKQHPTPSKYPRQPGVPAKMPL